One Melanotaenia boesemani isolate fMelBoe1 chromosome 8, fMelBoe1.pri, whole genome shotgun sequence DNA segment encodes these proteins:
- the afg3l2 gene encoding AFG3-like protein 2: MAHRYLRLATGCRSLLRLLLPSGTPPRLVTSSAGPGQVVIGRSLLSDLLGAYRRLSSRPPKGFEKYFPEGQKPVKNSEAKESKTSNTQRAAGRSGGGGGGGGGGGGGKRGGRKEDSHWYSRLQKGDIPWDDKEFRMYLLSGVAFWTTITYYFFLRDGGREVTWKDFVNNYLSKGMVDRLEVVNKRYVKVVFAPGKMPVDGQYVWFNIGSVDTFERNLETAQYELGIEGENRLPVVYSTESDGTFLLSMLPTVLIIGFLLFMLRRGPAGAGRPGRGMGGLFSVRETTAKILKDEIDVKFKDVAGCEEAKLEIMEFVNFLKNPKQYQDLGAKIPKGAILTGPPGTGKTLLAKATAGEANVPFITVNGSEFLEMFVGVGPARVRDLFVMARKNAPCILFIDEIDAVGRKRGRGNFGGQSEQENTLNQLLVEMDGFNTATNVVVLAGTNRPDILDPALMRPGRFDRQIYIGPPDIKGRASIFKVHLRPLKLETDMDKDGLARKMAALTPGFSGADIANVCNEAALIAARHLSDAISQTHFEQAIERVIGGLEKKTQVLQPEEKKTVAYHEAGHAVAGWFLEHADPLLKVSIIPRGKGLGYAQYLPKEQYLYTKEQLLDRMCMTLGGRVSEEIFFGRITTGAQDDLRKVTQSAYAQIVQFGMNPKVGQVSFDLPRQGEMVLEKPYSEATARLIDTEVRTLISEAYQRTQKLLNDKKTEVEKVAQRLLEKEVLDKNDMVELLGKRPFAEKSTYEEFVEGTGGEDEDTSLPEGLKDWNQERKDKEESPEDQVARQISGGMPF; the protein is encoded by the exons ATGGCTCACCGCTACCTGCGGCTGGCCACCGGCTGTAGGAGCCTGCTCCGGTTGCTGCTGCCCTCCGGAACTCCGCCCAGGCTG GTCACGTCTTCAGCTGGTCCAGGACAGGTGGTGATTGGACGGAGCCTGCTGAGCGACCTGCTGGGGGCCTACAGGAGGCTGAGCTCCAGACCCCCAAAAG gttTTGAGAAATATTTTCCAGAAGGTCAAAAACCTGTGAAGAACTCTGAAGCTAAAG AATCTAAAACTTCCAACACTCAGAGAGCAGCTGGGaggtcaggaggaggaggaggaggcggaggaggaggaggaggtgggaaaCGAGGAGGACGTAAGGAGGACTCACACTGGTACAGCCGGCTGCAGAAG GGGGACATTCCCTGGGATGATAAGGAATTCCGGATGTACTTGCTGAGTGGCGTGGCGTTCTGGACCACCATCACCTACTACTTCTTCCTGAGGGACGGAGGACGGGAGGTCACCTGGAAGGACTTTGTCAATAACTACCTATCCAAAGGCATG GTTGATCGGTTGGAGGTTGTCAACAAGCGTTACGTCAAAGTGGTCTTCGCTCCGGGGAAGATGCCAGTGGACGGG CAGTACGTCTGGTTTAACATTGGTAGCGTGGACACGTTCGAGAGGAACCTGGAGACGGCCCAGTACGAGCTCGGCATCGAGGGGGAGAACCGCCTGCCAGTGGTCTACTCCACCGAAAGCGACGG GACGTTCCTGCTAAGCATGCTTCCCACAGTGCTCATCATCGGCTTTCTGCTCTTCATGCTGCGGCGGGGCCCGGCGGGGGCGGGGCGGCCCGGCAGGGGAATGGGGGGGCTGTTCAGCGTTCGCGAGACTACGGCCAAGATCCTGAAAGACGAGATTGATGTCAAGTTCAAAGATGTGGCCGGCTGCGAGGAGGCCAAGCTGGAGATCATGGAGTTCGTCAACTTCCTGAAGAACCCCAAACAGTATCAGGACCTGGGTGCCAAGATTCCTAAG GGAGCTATTCTGACCGGACCGCCGGGAACTGGAAAAACTCTGCTGGCCAAGGCGACGGCTGGAGAAGCAAACGTTCCCTTCATCACCGTCAACGGCTCAGAGTTCCTGGAGATGTTCGTAGGCGTGGGCCCCGCCAGG GTCCGAGACCTGTTTGTGATGGCGAGGAAGAACGCTccctgcatcctcttcatcgATGAGATCGACGCCGTCGGCcggaagagaggaagaggaaactTTGGAGGACAGAGCGAGCAGGAGAACACTCTGAACCAGCTCCTTGTGGAGATGGACG GATTCAATACTGCCACCAATGTGGTGGTTCTGGCAGGAACCAACAGACCGGATATTCTGGACCCGGCTCTGATGAGACCCGGACGCTTCGACAGACAGATCTATATCG GTCCTCCAGACATCAAAGGACGGGCATCAATATTTAAAGTCCACCTGCGTCCTCTGAAGCTGGAGACGGACATGGACAAAGATGGTCTGGCAAGAAAGATGGCCGCCCTCACACCTGGATTTTCAG GCGCCGACATCGCTAACGTCTGTAACGAAGCTGCTCTGATCGCCGCCCGACACCTGTCCGACGCCATCAGCCAAACACACTTTGAACAGGCCATAGAGAGGGTCATCGGAG GTCTGGAGAAGAAGACTCAGGTTCTGCAGCCGGAGGAGAAGAAGACGGTGGCGTATCACGAGGCCGGTCATGCCGTTGCTGGGTGGTTCCTGGAGCACGCCGACCCTTTGCTTAAG gtgtccATCATTCCCAGGGGGAAGGGTCTGGGTTACGCCCAGTACCTGCCCAAAGAGCAGTACCTGTACACCAAAGAGCAGCTGCTGGACCGGATGTGCATGACCCTGGGAGGCCGGGTCTCTGAGGAGATCTTCTTTGGACGCATCACAACCGGAGCTCAGGACGACCTGAGGAAGGTCACGCAGAGCGCCTACGCTCAG ATCGTTCAGTTTGGGATGAACCCAAAGGTGGGCCAGGTGTCCTTCGATCTGCCGCGGCAGGGTGAGATGGTCCTGGAGAAACCGTACAGCGAGGCCACGGCCCGCCTCATCGACACCGAGGTCAGAACCCTGATCAGCGAGGCCTACCAGAGAACCCAGAAGCTGCTGAACGACAAGAAGACAGAGGTGGAGAAG GTGGCTCAGCGGCTGCTGGAAAAGGAGGTTCTGGATAAAAACGACATGGTGGAGCTGCTGGGCAAGCGGCCGTTCGCAGAGAAGTCGACGTATGAGGAGTTTGTGGAGGGAACCGGTGGCGAGGACGAGGACACGTCCCTGCCGGAGGGCCTGAAGGACTGGAACCAGGAAaggaaggacaaggaggagagcCCGGAGGATCAGGTGGCCCGCCAGATCTCTGGAGGAATGCCCTTCTAG